A window of Corallococcus macrosporus DSM 14697 contains these coding sequences:
- a CDS encoding GNAT family N-acetyltransferase: MTSNVPVLETARLLLRPPLAEDLEGFAALMADPESARFIGGVQPRTMAWRNLCVMAGAWSLQGFAMFSVLEKATGAWVGRVGPWKPEGWPGTELGWALLRAHWGKGYATEAAEAAMDWAFEHLGWTDVIHCIVPENLASQEVARRLGSRLRGPGQLPPPLDSVRVDLWGQSRDAWRARRA, translated from the coding sequence ATGACATCCAACGTCCCTGTGCTCGAAACGGCGCGGCTGCTGCTCCGGCCCCCGTTGGCGGAGGACCTGGAGGGGTTCGCCGCGCTGATGGCCGACCCTGAATCGGCGCGCTTCATTGGCGGCGTCCAGCCGCGCACGATGGCGTGGCGCAACCTGTGCGTGATGGCGGGCGCGTGGTCCCTCCAGGGCTTCGCGATGTTCTCCGTCCTGGAGAAAGCGACGGGCGCGTGGGTGGGGCGCGTGGGCCCCTGGAAGCCGGAGGGCTGGCCCGGAACGGAGCTTGGCTGGGCCCTGCTCCGCGCCCACTGGGGAAAGGGCTACGCCACCGAGGCGGCGGAGGCGGCCATGGACTGGGCCTTCGAGCACCTCGGCTGGACGGACGTCATCCACTGCATCGTCCCGGAGAACCTGGCCTCCCAGGAGGTGGCGCGGCGGCTGGGCTCGCGGCTGCGAGGCCCGGGACAGCTCCCACCGCCGCTCGACTCCGTGCGCGTGGACCTGTGGGGGCAAAGCCGAGACGCGTGGCGGGCTCGGCGCGCATAG
- a CDS encoding DUF4136 domain-containing protein — translation MRLLFRIIPVLLGLALAACSGIRVNTHYDPSAIERIESFRRYAWLPQPQGKDPRVYNDIVDVRVRMAVDQELKSRGYQRVDMSEDPDFLVGWQGAIDTKISVDTVDSFYGYPWGPYWSPWSSFYGPYGYPYGMGGPRTYVREYDVGTLILDGVDAREQRLVWRGTAQAELDQDLSSDALQKKINDAVHKMLSRFPPSPEAS, via the coding sequence ATGCGGCTGTTGTTCCGAATCATCCCCGTGCTGTTGGGGCTGGCGCTGGCGGCCTGCTCGGGCATCCGCGTCAACACCCACTACGACCCCTCGGCCATTGAACGAATCGAGAGCTTCCGGCGCTACGCCTGGCTGCCGCAGCCCCAGGGCAAGGACCCTCGCGTCTACAACGACATCGTCGACGTGCGGGTGCGCATGGCGGTGGACCAGGAGCTGAAGTCCCGTGGCTACCAGCGGGTGGACATGAGCGAGGACCCTGACTTCCTCGTGGGGTGGCAGGGCGCCATCGACACGAAGATCTCCGTCGACACCGTGGACTCCTTCTACGGCTATCCCTGGGGTCCGTACTGGAGCCCCTGGAGCTCCTTCTACGGGCCATATGGCTACCCCTACGGCATGGGCGGACCGCGCACCTATGTCCGTGAATACGACGTGGGCACGCTCATCCTCGACGGCGTGGACGCCCGGGAGCAGCGGCTCGTCTGGCGGGGCACGGCCCAGGCCGAGCTCGACCAGGACCTGTCCTCCGACGCGCTCCAGAAGAAGATCAACGACGCCGTGCACAAGATGCTGTCGCGCTTCCCGCCCAGCCCGGAAGCGTCCTGA
- a CDS encoding M13 family metallopeptidase, protein MTHPQRRFPGARHVLVSACTSALLTSCASSSSAEKTEPPAPVAAAPAEAPAPAPKPTYGTFGFDTDGMDRDVAPGDDFYGFANGTWVKRTEIPADRSSYSMFTTLAEQADQRNRELIEAQRQAPEGSEARKVGDLFASFMDEAAIEARGVAPLEPELERIAAISQRKALATVLGATLRADVDALNMGDVTTDRLFGLWVAEDLNEPSRYAPYLLQGGLWLPDRDYYLADTPRFTELRKKYQAHIAAMLKLAGFDDVEARAARVFALEKKIAQAHWSQVDTRDVSKANNPWPRAEFAKRAPGLAWQAFFDAAGLGTQEQFIVWQPSALTGLSKLTQSEPLQAWKDYLAFHAVARAAPVLSKAFVDESFAFNGKTLSGTPAMRERWKRGVDAANGLMGEAVGKLYVAKYFPPEVKAEAEAMVRNIITAFDKRIDALTWMSPETRAKAKEKVGTLQASIGHPEKWRDYSGLEIVAGDAYGNAERAVRFEYQRNLAKLGQPVDRTEWYMVPQLVNALNSPQQNSIIFPAAILQPPFFDANADPAVNYGGIGAVIGHEIVHSFDDVGAKFDARGKLENWWTKEDEARFQAAGKALAAQYDAYRPLPDLSVNGELTLGENIADMAGVAVAHDAYQLSLGGKPAPVIDGFTGDQRFFLGFGQVWRTNFREPYLRRILMTDGHAPGPYRTATVRNQDAWYGAFEVKPGQTLYLAPAQRVRIW, encoded by the coding sequence TTGACACATCCCCAACGACGTTTCCCCGGCGCCAGGCATGTGCTGGTCTCCGCGTGCACCTCCGCCCTGCTCACCTCGTGCGCCTCCTCCAGCTCCGCGGAGAAGACGGAGCCCCCTGCCCCCGTGGCCGCGGCGCCCGCCGAGGCTCCGGCGCCCGCGCCCAAGCCCACGTATGGAACCTTCGGCTTCGACACCGACGGGATGGACCGCGACGTGGCCCCCGGTGATGACTTCTACGGCTTCGCCAATGGCACCTGGGTGAAGCGGACGGAGATTCCGGCGGACCGCTCCAGCTACAGCATGTTCACGACGCTGGCGGAGCAGGCGGACCAGCGCAACCGCGAGCTCATCGAGGCGCAGCGCCAGGCCCCCGAGGGCAGCGAGGCCCGCAAGGTGGGCGACCTCTTCGCCAGCTTCATGGACGAGGCGGCCATCGAGGCCAGGGGCGTGGCGCCGCTCGAGCCGGAGCTGGAGCGCATCGCCGCCATCTCCCAGCGCAAGGCGCTGGCCACGGTGCTGGGCGCCACCCTGCGCGCGGACGTGGACGCGCTCAACATGGGCGACGTCACCACGGACCGGCTCTTCGGGCTCTGGGTGGCCGAGGACCTGAACGAGCCGTCGCGCTACGCGCCCTACCTGCTGCAAGGCGGCCTGTGGCTGCCCGACCGGGACTACTACCTGGCCGACACCCCCCGCTTCACGGAGCTGCGCAAGAAGTACCAGGCGCACATCGCGGCCATGCTGAAGCTGGCCGGCTTCGATGACGTGGAGGCGCGCGCGGCCCGCGTCTTCGCGCTGGAGAAGAAGATTGCCCAGGCGCACTGGTCCCAGGTGGACACGCGGGACGTGTCCAAGGCGAACAACCCCTGGCCCCGCGCGGAGTTCGCGAAGCGCGCGCCCGGCCTCGCGTGGCAGGCGTTCTTCGACGCCGCGGGCCTGGGGACGCAGGAGCAGTTCATCGTCTGGCAGCCGAGCGCGCTGACGGGCCTGTCGAAGCTCACCCAGAGCGAGCCCCTCCAGGCCTGGAAGGACTACCTGGCCTTCCACGCGGTGGCCCGCGCGGCGCCCGTCCTGTCCAAGGCCTTCGTCGATGAGAGCTTCGCCTTCAACGGCAAGACGCTCAGCGGCACGCCCGCCATGCGGGAGCGCTGGAAGCGCGGCGTGGACGCCGCCAACGGCCTGATGGGCGAGGCGGTGGGCAAGCTCTACGTGGCGAAGTACTTCCCGCCGGAGGTGAAGGCGGAAGCGGAGGCCATGGTCCGCAACATCATCACCGCGTTCGACAAGCGCATCGACGCGCTGACGTGGATGTCGCCTGAGACGCGGGCCAAGGCCAAGGAGAAGGTGGGCACGCTCCAGGCCAGCATCGGCCATCCGGAGAAGTGGCGGGACTACTCGGGGCTCGAAATCGTGGCCGGTGACGCCTACGGCAACGCCGAGCGCGCCGTCCGCTTCGAGTACCAGCGCAACCTCGCCAAGCTGGGCCAGCCGGTGGACCGGACGGAGTGGTACATGGTCCCGCAGTTGGTGAACGCGCTGAACTCACCGCAGCAGAACTCCATCATCTTCCCGGCCGCCATCCTCCAGCCGCCCTTCTTCGACGCGAACGCGGACCCGGCCGTGAACTACGGCGGCATCGGCGCCGTCATCGGCCACGAAATCGTCCACAGCTTCGACGACGTGGGCGCCAAGTTCGACGCGCGCGGCAAGCTGGAGAACTGGTGGACGAAGGAGGACGAGGCGCGGTTCCAGGCCGCCGGCAAGGCGCTGGCGGCGCAGTACGACGCCTACCGCCCGCTGCCGGACCTGTCCGTGAATGGCGAGCTGACGCTGGGCGAGAACATCGCGGACATGGCGGGCGTCGCCGTGGCCCATGACGCCTACCAGCTCTCCCTGGGCGGCAAGCCCGCGCCCGTCATCGACGGGTTCACCGGGGACCAGCGCTTCTTCCTCGGCTTCGGCCAGGTGTGGCGCACCAACTTCCGCGAGCCGTACCTGCGCCGCATCCTCATGACGGACGGCCACGCCCCGGGCCCGTACCGCACCGCCACCGTGCGGAACCAGGATGCCTGGTATGGCGCGTTCGAGGTCAAGCCGGGCCAGACGCTGTACCTGGCGCCAGCGCAGCGCGTTCGCATCTGGTAG